The following are encoded in a window of Persicobacter psychrovividus genomic DNA:
- a CDS encoding SusE domain-containing protein codes for MKTFFNILCVFFVLATASCQQEDNLQQLAENPSPAILKNEFQQAYTLNKSEAETPFETLSWSKADYGVPTEVSYTVEVATNDRFENPQPLLTVSGETSVVVTVGTLNTVALASGISMDGGQLFFQLKSEMLDDTGMPQESSLQLDPNIHQCFVKPYASQKKVIYKVGDSNGWDDYSLTLSEEEPGIFEGEFDLQQGKKFKLLPEKGDWDNEISTENTTITSPDLLVDNESNFDLAGENGRYKMVYNQKEQSIGITLISATDPTITKLFKVGDKLGEDDRSEVLLPATDQVFQGEFTMKQGEQFSFEADLEGTDIIDATKLTILANSPLVQSANNHFEYTGAEGAIYKFTVDLKANTIQLEEKEVVVSKVLYLVGDRNSWTPDPNGAIAETEDGLFEFSVDFSAWEKFKFLKVLDNWDDLVDANSFTIVGTDLLKDYQDNGNFTYASDDASTQTVIINTTEKTITLKQ; via the coding sequence ATGAAAACATTTTTTAACATTCTATGCGTTTTCTTTGTCCTTGCGACCGCCTCGTGCCAACAAGAGGACAACCTGCAGCAACTCGCTGAAAATCCGTCGCCTGCCATTCTGAAAAATGAATTTCAGCAAGCATACACCCTTAATAAATCCGAGGCTGAAACGCCTTTTGAAACCCTCAGCTGGTCGAAAGCGGATTATGGGGTGCCTACGGAAGTGAGCTATACGGTGGAAGTAGCGACGAATGATCGCTTTGAAAATCCTCAGCCCTTACTCACGGTAAGTGGGGAAACTTCGGTAGTCGTTACCGTCGGTACACTGAATACTGTCGCCTTGGCATCGGGAATTTCGATGGACGGCGGTCAGCTTTTCTTTCAGCTGAAAAGCGAAATGCTTGATGATACAGGCATGCCTCAGGAATCTTCTTTGCAACTTGACCCCAACATCCACCAATGCTTTGTGAAGCCATATGCATCACAGAAAAAAGTGATTTATAAAGTGGGTGACAGCAATGGATGGGATGATTATTCGCTGACATTGAGTGAAGAAGAGCCGGGTATTTTTGAAGGGGAATTTGATCTTCAGCAAGGCAAGAAGTTCAAATTATTGCCTGAAAAAGGGGACTGGGACAACGAGATTAGCACGGAAAACACGACAATCACAAGCCCGGATCTGCTGGTGGATAATGAATCCAATTTTGATCTTGCCGGTGAAAATGGCCGCTACAAAATGGTGTATAACCAAAAAGAACAAAGCATTGGCATTACCTTAATTTCGGCGACGGACCCTACGATCACTAAATTATTCAAAGTAGGGGATAAGCTTGGGGAAGATGATCGGTCTGAAGTTTTGCTTCCGGCTACCGATCAGGTGTTTCAAGGCGAATTCACGATGAAGCAAGGGGAGCAATTTAGCTTTGAAGCAGATTTGGAAGGCACCGACATTATTGATGCCACCAAACTGACCATCCTTGCCAACAGTCCTTTGGTACAATCGGCCAATAATCATTTCGAATACACGGGGGCTGAGGGCGCTATCTATAAATTTACCGTAGATTTGAAGGCCAATACCATTCAGCTGGAGGAAAAAGAAGTGGTAGTGTCCAAAGTGCTGTATCTGGTCGGCGACCGAAACAGCTGGACACCTGACCCGAATGGCGCCATTGCTGAAACCGAAGATGGTCTGTTTGAATTTTCTGTGGATTTTTCCGCATGGGAAAAATTCAAATTTCTGAAAGTGCTGGATAACTGGGATGATCTCGTGGATGCCAACAGCTTCACGATCGTCGGTACCGATCTTTTAAAGGATTATCAGGACAATGGGAATTTCACTTATGCTTCTGATGATGCCTCCACGCAAACGGTTATTATTAATACCACTGAAAAAACCATCACGCTGAAGCAATAA
- a CDS encoding hybrid sensor histidine kinase/response regulator transcription factor encodes MRKLLIILTCILSCILNTAAPIAAQQRMRVNISQLNVSAFPSAITNSIVQDEQGFIWVGTDQGLCQFDGYSVRTFSKSQYPQLASNRISALNYDRSRNILWIGTWRGLSYLDLKQEKICRVEASKQAAVRSLMLDQQGQLWVGSNTGLATYQFQKGKLLRNNLTQNLPHHTVRCVANIDQNSVWVGTYNGLSIYHNALWEKVEFPKEILKNATTIGNDLILSILPIIYKKQQAVAVGTQTGLRILDEAGHELAYYNQKNSALSNEVIKSMLPLENKLLLGTDFGLNILDLNSGQVQSFYHDPEQLHSLPSNIIRALFQDKYGMIWLMTDDGIGLLQQQDPAIRFHPVFYSDHGIKSGNHIKSMALMSGKLWMATEHGLISETLATHEHQYLTAEKDSRARLNLDQVNVVRKSPADQLWIGTSAGINIWDPATEHMQSIRAGKENGLQSNYIADLMITAQEQLVSAWEGGVFSAQKGQRHLFKKIGDYSGAQFIATPSSKLIFHDHAYYQYIDGQIQPLEWLNKLLADVPVTFAGIAHKNCLYIGSEGKVYQFDLHQKRLLKIIHYPLPQPMPIINLAIDRQGGLWGTTAHVFFKVEADHCVIFPLVQVYSAVHLHANCAFISPDNMMYIGGKNGYLSIDIDQLNYPNKIPQLKISRLKINGKMDHARTTEINDHRNITLHHDASSVKIELSNFMFTNPANQTFTYQLAPLDQRAHILKDGDNAIAYSHLPAGKYQLSINSYNQYGITNTKPMVIQLSILPPWWKSVPALAGYFLLFLLLAGTGIYIYLREERLKNAMKIAQLNQQHIRQDLENRQTFMVNISHELKTPLSLIGPPLRSIVHELPLNDQQRELFNISFKNIDRLQSLSSQILEYQMVESGVAQLTPVPVELVAFLQTLLQAFTHLADRKQIQLKLDTNLPTFFCALDTQKLETILLNLLGNAMKFTPQGGAVVLGFSAQPADQQITLTVTDNGIGIGEAQKAKIFDLFYQTEKGKSVAEGTGIGLAMVRQFVQLMQGSVTVTSEQGQGSCFSLRLPVELSKQTHTRTDKPAGTSVMPNTEKPMGQKLLLVDDNEDILSFLSLSLKADYELHFAYDGLSAVEQAKTILPDLILMDVMMPIMDGFEACEKIRNIAELQAVPIVFLTAKGAPEDQLKSVLVGGDSFIAKPFDLQFLKEKIKRILRKDQAVRDFMQSQSQSPIPTVDPADNQDYEFMHTVLHFIEEHLSEETLNVQLVADKMNISSTHLYRKVKDIDGRTPKELITVYRMEKAGAMIRNNEGNITDIMYAVGFSSRSTFSKSFKAYFGLAPSKYKQGE; translated from the coding sequence ATGAGAAAATTACTGATTATTTTGACCTGTATTTTGTCCTGTATTTTGAATACGGCCGCACCAATTGCTGCTCAGCAACGGATGCGGGTCAATATCAGTCAGCTTAATGTAAGTGCTTTTCCCTCAGCCATTACCAATTCTATTGTGCAGGATGAGCAGGGCTTTATCTGGGTGGGTACCGATCAGGGGCTGTGCCAATTTGATGGTTACTCGGTGCGCACCTTCAGCAAAAGCCAATACCCACAACTGGCGAGCAACCGCATCAGTGCCCTCAACTACGACCGCAGCCGCAATATCCTGTGGATTGGAACCTGGCGCGGCCTTTCTTACCTCGACCTGAAGCAGGAAAAAATTTGCAGGGTTGAAGCCTCCAAACAAGCGGCGGTGCGAAGCCTGATGCTGGATCAGCAAGGCCAACTGTGGGTCGGTAGCAATACAGGACTCGCCACCTATCAGTTTCAAAAGGGGAAACTTCTTCGAAACAACCTGACCCAAAACCTGCCACATCATACCGTGCGATGTGTGGCTAACATCGATCAGAATAGCGTCTGGGTTGGTACATATAACGGCCTTTCTATTTATCATAATGCTTTGTGGGAAAAAGTAGAATTCCCGAAGGAAATCCTGAAAAATGCTACGACTATCGGCAATGACCTTATTTTGAGCATTTTGCCGATTATTTACAAAAAACAACAAGCCGTAGCGGTCGGTACACAGACGGGCCTCCGTATTCTCGATGAAGCGGGGCATGAGCTGGCCTACTACAATCAGAAAAATTCGGCATTAAGCAATGAGGTGATAAAATCCATGCTTCCGCTGGAGAACAAGCTTTTGCTGGGCACAGATTTTGGGCTGAATATATTAGACCTGAACAGCGGTCAGGTGCAATCCTTTTATCATGATCCTGAGCAATTACACAGCCTGCCAAGCAATATTATCCGTGCCCTTTTTCAGGACAAATATGGGATGATCTGGCTAATGACTGACGACGGCATCGGCTTGCTTCAACAACAGGATCCGGCCATTCGGTTTCATCCGGTATTTTATTCCGACCACGGGATTAAAAGTGGTAACCACATCAAAAGCATGGCCCTGATGAGTGGTAAATTGTGGATGGCCACAGAACACGGGCTCATCAGTGAAACCCTTGCCACCCACGAGCACCAATACCTCACGGCGGAGAAGGACAGCAGGGCACGGCTGAATCTCGATCAGGTTAATGTGGTCAGGAAGTCGCCAGCTGATCAACTGTGGATCGGCACCTCTGCCGGCATCAATATCTGGGATCCTGCCACAGAACATATGCAATCCATTCGGGCAGGAAAGGAAAATGGCTTGCAGTCCAATTACATTGCCGACCTGATGATCACGGCACAGGAACAGCTCGTCAGTGCGTGGGAGGGAGGGGTGTTTTCCGCTCAAAAGGGGCAGAGGCACCTTTTTAAAAAGATCGGAGATTATTCCGGCGCGCAGTTCATAGCAACGCCATCATCAAAATTGATTTTTCATGATCATGCCTATTACCAATATATTGATGGGCAGATTCAGCCGCTTGAATGGCTGAACAAATTACTGGCCGATGTTCCGGTAACCTTTGCCGGAATTGCCCATAAAAATTGCCTTTATATTGGCAGCGAAGGGAAGGTTTACCAGTTTGACCTCCACCAAAAGCGCCTGTTGAAAATTATTCATTACCCTTTGCCACAGCCCATGCCGATCATCAATTTGGCGATAGACCGGCAGGGGGGACTCTGGGGGACCACCGCCCATGTTTTTTTCAAAGTGGAAGCCGACCATTGTGTGATTTTTCCTTTGGTGCAGGTGTATTCGGCGGTACATCTTCATGCCAATTGTGCGTTTATCAGCCCCGATAATATGATGTATATCGGTGGGAAAAATGGTTACCTTTCCATTGATATCGACCAACTGAATTATCCCAACAAAATTCCGCAGCTGAAAATTAGTAGGCTGAAAATTAATGGTAAAATGGACCATGCCCGAACCACGGAAATTAATGATCACCGGAACATCACCCTACACCACGACGCGTCTTCCGTTAAAATTGAGCTGAGTAACTTTATGTTTACCAATCCGGCTAATCAGACTTTTACTTATCAGCTTGCGCCTCTTGACCAGCGGGCACATATTCTCAAGGATGGAGATAATGCCATTGCATATAGCCACCTGCCGGCGGGGAAATACCAGCTGAGCATCAATAGCTATAATCAATATGGGATTACCAACACCAAACCGATGGTCATTCAGCTGAGTATTTTGCCTCCATGGTGGAAGTCCGTACCTGCATTGGCGGGATATTTCCTCCTTTTTCTGTTGTTGGCAGGAACAGGAATTTACATCTATCTGCGGGAAGAAAGGCTGAAAAATGCCATGAAAATTGCGCAGCTAAATCAGCAACATATCCGGCAGGACCTTGAAAACCGGCAGACCTTTATGGTCAATATTTCCCATGAACTTAAAACTCCTTTGAGCCTCATCGGCCCTCCTTTGCGCAGTATTGTGCATGAATTGCCCCTGAATGATCAACAGCGGGAGTTGTTCAATATCAGTTTTAAAAACATTGACCGGCTGCAAAGTTTAAGCTCGCAAATTTTGGAGTATCAGATGGTTGAAAGTGGCGTTGCGCAATTAACACCCGTTCCCGTAGAGCTGGTGGCTTTTTTACAGACCCTCTTGCAGGCCTTCACCCATTTGGCCGATCGTAAGCAAATTCAGCTGAAACTCGACACAAACCTGCCGACCTTCTTTTGTGCCCTCGACACCCAAAAGCTCGAAACCATCCTGCTGAACTTATTGGGGAACGCAATGAAATTCACCCCACAGGGGGGAGCGGTTGTTCTGGGGTTTTCTGCCCAGCCTGCGGACCAACAAATTACCCTGACCGTTACGGATAATGGCATCGGGATTGGGGAAGCACAGAAGGCAAAAATTTTCGACCTCTTTTACCAGACCGAGAAGGGGAAAAGTGTTGCGGAAGGTACCGGTATAGGCCTGGCGATGGTTCGGCAGTTCGTCCAATTGATGCAGGGCAGCGTGACCGTTACCTCTGAACAGGGGCAAGGGAGTTGTTTTAGTCTCCGTCTGCCCGTGGAGCTGAGCAAGCAGACGCACACTCGCACCGACAAGCCCGCAGGCACTTCGGTAATGCCAAATACTGAAAAACCAATGGGACAAAAATTATTGCTGGTCGATGATAATGAGGACATTCTTTCGTTTTTGTCCCTTTCCCTGAAGGCGGACTATGAACTGCATTTTGCATACGATGGGCTGTCGGCGGTGGAGCAGGCCAAAACAATTCTGCCCGACCTTATTCTGATGGATGTAATGATGCCAATTATGGACGGCTTTGAAGCATGCGAAAAAATACGGAACATCGCCGAATTACAGGCGGTTCCTATTGTGTTTCTCACGGCTAAGGGAGCCCCGGAGGACCAACTGAAAAGTGTGCTTGTGGGTGGCGACAGCTTTATTGCCAAACCCTTTGATTTACAGTTCCTGAAAGAGAAAATCAAGCGGATTTTACGGAAAGATCAGGCCGTGCGTGATTTTATGCAATCGCAATCCCAATCGCCCATACCAACCGTAGACCCTGCAGATAATCAGGATTATGAATTCATGCATACGGTTTTACATTTTATTGAGGAACACCTCAGCGAGGAAACCTTAAATGTACAGTTGGTCGCCGATAAAATGAACATCAGCAGTACGCACCTCTACCGCAAGGTGAAGGACATTGACGGAAGAACACCCAAGGAACTGATTACTGTTTATCGTATGGAAAAGGCAGGCGCGATGATTCGCAATAATGAAGGCAATATCACCGACATTATGTATGCGGTGGGTTTTTCTTCCCGATCCACTTTCTCAAAAAGCTTTAAAGCCTACTTCGGCCTTGCGCCATCAAAATACAAACAAGGGGAGTAA
- a CDS encoding SusE domain-containing protein — MRNHIIYIYFLAMTMMLSCTTETMDPVGNWDLSKPVATSPKADSKIVLNEETPNTAINFSWEPASNTAGYGITYSVVLDTAGSSDLSHPILAVKSGNAGTDLSLKLTHKEIDDALALAGFPVAAEAKIAWYAVASSLSKNSMDSKAITFTRFVSEELPTELFIGGTATEVGEQLANAASLKRLLEADGNPGYQFEVYHQLNADEAFFFYNRNSAPAVAFGGADGTLEKGGNGITVAESGVYRIKVDLESMTYDLMKVEHLSVVGDAIEGGWGGDEPIAYEGNGVFKGKINILQKAGFVFRLNGDWDYLIKQVVGTANELVMENDAEGQGLEFMDIPFDAKGAFIFTVDLSGDGFTYTYERDPNGGDPMPAPDNLYFFADGVKVFEFTKDENTFTAPQYIAMQTGVNYTINAAEDGSGDGYSILEMIGETQTPEADWVNKGITLIPDEANMTVARDQAYMLELDFSVSKFNWSYYNLKLFHWDDANSGWDDRIEAVMTYSHPFTFRVTTDLSANFDSKINSPWAIQFGAQDGKEGELSGTAVNGGNNFLNITKDGSYEVSIVVAEDYQTGQYAFTEQ, encoded by the coding sequence ATGAGAAATCATATCATATATATTTATTTCCTCGCCATGACCATGATGCTGTCATGTACGACAGAAACCATGGATCCGGTAGGTAACTGGGACCTCAGCAAGCCTGTGGCTACAAGCCCAAAAGCCGACAGTAAAATTGTCCTCAATGAGGAGACCCCAAACACGGCGATCAATTTCAGCTGGGAACCCGCAAGCAATACCGCTGGCTACGGCATCACTTACAGCGTAGTGCTCGACACCGCAGGAAGTAGCGATTTGTCCCACCCAATTTTGGCCGTAAAATCTGGCAATGCCGGCACGGACCTTTCCCTGAAATTAACCCATAAGGAAATTGACGATGCCCTCGCTCTTGCAGGATTTCCGGTAGCAGCTGAAGCCAAAATTGCCTGGTATGCCGTGGCTTCTTCCCTGTCCAAAAACAGCATGGACAGCAAGGCCATCACCTTTACGCGATTCGTGAGTGAAGAACTGCCTACCGAATTATTTATCGGTGGTACAGCAACAGAAGTTGGAGAACAATTGGCCAATGCGGCAAGCCTGAAAAGACTGCTTGAAGCAGACGGAAATCCTGGTTATCAATTTGAGGTTTATCACCAACTCAATGCCGATGAAGCCTTCTTCTTTTACAATAGAAATTCCGCGCCTGCCGTAGCATTCGGTGGTGCTGATGGCACGCTTGAAAAAGGGGGCAACGGCATTACAGTGGCAGAAAGCGGTGTGTACCGCATAAAAGTAGACCTTGAAAGCATGACTTACGATTTGATGAAAGTCGAGCACCTCTCGGTGGTTGGTGATGCGATCGAAGGCGGATGGGGCGGAGACGAACCAATCGCCTATGAAGGAAATGGCGTTTTCAAAGGCAAAATAAACATCTTACAGAAAGCAGGTTTTGTGTTCCGTCTGAATGGCGACTGGGATTACCTGATAAAGCAGGTGGTCGGTACAGCGAATGAGCTGGTCATGGAAAATGACGCAGAGGGCCAGGGTCTTGAATTTATGGATATTCCATTCGATGCCAAGGGCGCGTTTATATTTACGGTAGATCTTTCGGGGGACGGATTCACCTATACTTATGAACGTGACCCTAACGGCGGAGACCCAATGCCTGCACCAGACAATTTGTATTTCTTTGCGGATGGTGTGAAAGTATTTGAATTTACCAAAGACGAAAACACCTTCACCGCACCACAATATATTGCAATGCAAACAGGGGTGAATTATACCATCAATGCTGCCGAAGATGGCAGTGGCGACGGCTATTCTATCCTGGAAATGATCGGCGAAACGCAAACGCCTGAGGCGGACTGGGTGAATAAGGGCATCACGCTGATTCCTGATGAAGCCAACATGACTGTCGCAAGAGATCAGGCATATATGCTCGAGCTGGATTTCTCGGTATCCAAATTCAATTGGTCCTATTACAACCTCAAACTGTTCCACTGGGATGATGCCAACAGCGGATGGGACGACCGTATTGAAGCCGTGATGACCTACTCCCACCCTTTCACTTTTAGGGTAACAACTGACCTGAGTGCCAATTTCGATTCTAAAATCAACTCCCCATGGGCCATTCAGTTTGGTGCTCAGGATGGGAAGGAAGGCGAGCTTTCTGGTACAGCGGTGAATGGGGGTAACAACTTCCTGAACATTACCAAAGATGGCAGTTACGAAGTAAGTATTGTAGTGGCTGAAGATTACCAAACAGGTCAATACGCCTTCACAGAACAATAA
- a CDS encoding glycoside hydrolase family 30 protein: MKRRKMNLFLSFLLFSCLSYGNFGCQKDEPIILPPPPETLSVKFYLSTPDQTNQFSPQETGIDIAKDNNFQTINIHAEERYQQMQGFGYTMTGGSAMHLMKMSAGKRKALLTELFDPQEENAIGVSYLRLSIAASDLDEKVFSYNDLPEGQTDESMSHFSLKEDQRYLIPVLKEILEINPEIKFLSSPWSAPIWMKTNKASKGGSLLPVFYDAYALYLQRYVEEMAKNGIDIDAITIQNEPLHPGNNPSMYMEAEDQAAFVKQSLGPAFERAGLKTKLIVYDHNADRVDYPMDILKDTEANKYVAGSAFHLYAGDINALEGLHASFPQKSLYFTEQWVGAPGDFAADLQWHTQNVTIGASRNWCEVILEWNLAADANLEPHTEGGCDQCLGALTINGDQVSRNPAYYIIAHLSKFVRPGAYRINSNTSNKLPNVAFENEDGSVILLVMNNSQEETHFNVAVGGESYVTSLLPGAVATYVF, from the coding sequence ATGAAGAGGAGAAAGATGAATTTGTTTTTAAGTTTTTTATTGTTCAGCTGTTTAAGCTATGGCAATTTTGGCTGCCAGAAGGATGAGCCAATAATATTGCCGCCGCCACCAGAAACCTTGTCGGTAAAATTTTACCTCAGCACCCCTGACCAAACCAATCAGTTCAGCCCACAGGAAACAGGGATTGATATTGCCAAAGACAATAATTTTCAGACCATCAACATTCATGCAGAGGAGCGCTATCAGCAAATGCAAGGCTTCGGCTATACCATGACCGGGGGGAGTGCGATGCACCTGATGAAAATGTCGGCAGGAAAAAGAAAAGCCCTTTTAACGGAACTTTTCGATCCACAGGAAGAAAATGCCATCGGTGTTAGTTACCTGCGCCTGAGTATTGCCGCATCGGATTTGGACGAGAAAGTATTCTCCTACAATGACCTCCCCGAAGGGCAAACCGATGAATCCATGAGTCATTTCAGCCTCAAGGAAGACCAGCGATACCTGATTCCAGTGCTTAAAGAAATTCTGGAGATCAACCCAGAGATCAAGTTTCTCAGCTCTCCGTGGTCGGCGCCGATATGGATGAAAACCAACAAAGCCTCCAAAGGCGGTAGCCTGCTGCCCGTTTTTTACGATGCCTATGCACTGTACCTGCAAAGATATGTGGAAGAAATGGCAAAAAATGGTATTGACATTGACGCCATCACGATTCAAAACGAACCGTTGCATCCTGGAAATAATCCAAGTATGTATATGGAGGCGGAAGATCAGGCAGCCTTTGTTAAGCAAAGCCTCGGCCCTGCCTTTGAACGCGCCGGACTGAAAACCAAACTGATTGTCTATGACCATAATGCCGACCGTGTGGATTATCCAATGGATATTCTTAAAGATACTGAGGCCAATAAATATGTTGCAGGAAGTGCATTCCACTTGTACGCCGGCGACATCAATGCGCTGGAAGGTTTGCATGCTTCCTTTCCTCAAAAGTCCCTCTATTTTACAGAACAATGGGTGGGTGCTCCGGGCGATTTTGCGGCAGATTTGCAATGGCACACCCAAAATGTGACCATCGGGGCAAGCAGAAACTGGTGTGAGGTGATCTTGGAATGGAACCTGGCCGCCGATGCCAACCTGGAACCCCACACTGAAGGCGGTTGCGATCAGTGCCTTGGTGCACTGACCATCAATGGCGATCAGGTCAGCAGAAATCCCGCCTACTATATTATTGCACATTTATCAAAATTTGTGCGTCCCGGGGCTTACCGCATCAACTCCAACACCTCGAATAAGCTGCCCAATGTGGCTTTCGAAAATGAAGATGGAAGCGTGATCCTATTAGTGATGAACAACAGCCAGGAAGAGACACACTTTAATGTAGCAGTAGGTGGCGAATCCTATGTTACCAGCCTGCTGCCCGGTGCAGTAGCCACTTATGTCTTTTAA
- a CDS encoding glycoside hydrolase family 30 protein, translating to MKYPKLWAALLLCSAVIGCQPKENKSTLNAAIKFKVAGKTAKVYTTAQKSDQRLAFEGEQTFNTEPQPLEASVNIFVNPQKQFQEFIGIGGAITDASAEVLAKLPEDKQQELLNAYYSEDGIRYSLLRTTIHSCDFSSNSYTYIQEGDKELKTFSIEKDKQLRLPTIKRAMATAKEPLMIYASPWSPPAFMKDNKNMLQGGHLLPEYYDSWAKYYAKFIKAYEAEGIPLWGITIQNEPMAVQRWESCIYTAEQERDFLKNHLGPVLENEGLGDKNIVVWDHNRDLINQRANTIFEDPEAAKYAWGTGFHWYENWAGGEPMWGNLTNLSESFPDKKLLFTEGCNEAFDPQKYQFWGNAERYGKSMINDFNRGTAGWTDWNILLDENGGPNHVGNFCFAPVHADTKKGSLIFTPSYYYIGHFSKFIRPGAKRISTVSSRSHLLSTSFLNKDDQMVTVVMNQSDMDIDYHLYIENQAIDLSIPAHGIQSVIY from the coding sequence ATGAAATATCCTAAATTATGGGCTGCCCTGTTGCTGTGTTCAGCAGTGATTGGCTGCCAGCCCAAAGAAAATAAATCGACCCTTAATGCTGCCATCAAATTCAAGGTGGCAGGCAAAACGGCCAAAGTTTATACCACCGCTCAAAAGTCCGATCAGCGATTGGCTTTTGAAGGCGAACAGACCTTCAATACCGAGCCGCAACCGCTCGAGGCGAGTGTCAATATCTTTGTAAACCCCCAAAAGCAATTTCAGGAGTTTATCGGTATTGGTGGCGCAATTACCGATGCCTCTGCAGAAGTACTGGCCAAACTCCCTGAAGACAAGCAGCAGGAGTTACTCAACGCCTATTATTCTGAAGATGGTATCCGGTATTCCCTCTTGCGAACCACAATCCACAGTTGTGATTTCAGCTCCAACAGCTATACCTATATTCAGGAGGGGGACAAAGAACTGAAAACTTTCAGCATTGAAAAAGACAAGCAATTACGATTGCCGACCATCAAGCGGGCAATGGCCACCGCCAAAGAACCACTGATGATCTACGCGAGCCCGTGGTCACCTCCTGCTTTCATGAAAGACAATAAAAACATGCTGCAAGGCGGGCACCTGTTGCCGGAATATTACGATAGCTGGGCAAAATATTATGCCAAATTTATCAAAGCCTACGAAGCGGAAGGCATCCCACTTTGGGGAATTACCATTCAGAATGAACCGATGGCCGTACAGCGATGGGAGTCTTGTATTTATACCGCTGAACAAGAAAGAGACTTCCTGAAAAATCACCTCGGGCCGGTCCTTGAAAATGAAGGACTTGGAGATAAAAATATCGTGGTTTGGGACCATAACCGGGACCTGATCAACCAACGGGCCAATACCATCTTTGAAGATCCCGAAGCAGCGAAATATGCCTGGGGAACAGGTTTCCACTGGTATGAAAACTGGGCAGGTGGAGAACCGATGTGGGGCAACCTTACCAACCTGTCGGAATCATTTCCTGATAAGAAATTGCTCTTTACGGAAGGCTGTAACGAAGCTTTTGACCCTCAAAAATACCAGTTCTGGGGCAATGCTGAACGCTATGGAAAATCGATGATCAATGATTTCAACCGTGGAACTGCGGGATGGACCGACTGGAATATTCTTTTGGATGAAAATGGCGGGCCAAACCATGTAGGTAACTTCTGCTTTGCCCCCGTTCACGCAGACACCAAAAAAGGAAGCCTGATCTTCACCCCTTCCTATTACTATATCGGTCATTTTTCTAAATTTATCCGACCAGGTGCCAAACGAATCAGTACCGTTTCCAGCAGAAGCCACCTGCTGAGTACGTCCTTCCTGAACAAGGATGATCAAATGGTTACCGTGGTAATGAACCAATCCGACATGGATATCGATTATCATTTGTATATTGAAAACCAGGCCATTGATCTTAGCATCCCTGCGCACGGCATTCAGTCGGTAATATATTAA